A single window of Colletes latitarsis isolate SP2378_abdomen chromosome 6, iyColLati1, whole genome shotgun sequence DNA harbors:
- the Mrps11 gene encoding mitochondrial ribosomal protein S11 has translation MIAQTLRLVTCSPTKVRFMEHFLRLSCPNSKNVRSIHITSPILKEFRMDNKKVRTSNDQNGNLTIEGEDSIGIDYTSSPQKLYPDAFTPFMIFDGVQYQDLHILNIKATRNNTIMSVTDSKGLGMFLHTSGIEGFKNAKRGTNIAAQQAAITLGTRILDKGIKTVRVRVQGIGPGRLAAIKGLHLTGLNIVSITDDTRVTWNPLRARKPRRL, from the exons atgatTGCACAAACGTTACGATTAGTAACATGTTCTCCAACAAAAGTTCGGTTTATGGAACACTTCTTAAGATTGTCGTGTCCGAATTCGAAGAATGTTAGAAGTATCCACATAACCTCACCTATTTTGAAAGAATTTCGAATGGACAATAAGAAAGTAAGAACCAGCAACGATCAAAATGGAAACCTAACCATAGAAGGAGAAGATTCGATTGGAATTGATTATACATCTAGTCC acaaaaattatatcctGATGCTTTTACGCCGTTTATGATTTTTGATGGTGTACAATATCAAGATTTACATATTCTAAATATAAAGGCAACACGAAATAATACCATAATGTCTGTTACTGATTCTAAGG gactcggaATGTTTTTACATACAAGTGGTATAGAAGGCTTCAAAAATGCCAAAAGAGGTACTAACATTGCTGCGCAACAGGCTGCCATTACACTTGGGACA CGTATCCTTGACAAAGGTATAAAAACAGTTAGGGTAAGGGTACAAGGTATTGGACCCGGTAGATTG GCTGCCATAAAAGGACTTCATCTTACAGGATTGAATATTGTTTCTATCACAGATGACACTAGAGTAACATGGAATCCTTTAAGAGCTAGGAAACCAAGAAGACTATAA